From a region of the Zingiber officinale cultivar Zhangliang chromosome 4B, Zo_v1.1, whole genome shotgun sequence genome:
- the LOC121976945 gene encoding receptor protein kinase-like protein ZAR1 has protein sequence MAMELRFTQARFCAFLLLLLFCCSLFPVPLALNEEVEALLSFKSSIEEDPGGSMASWNSTASDPCAWNGVTCQEGKVVAIALPRSHLLGSLPPSLSALAALRRINLRSNRLRGLLPPGLFSASSLQSLVLSGNSFSGAIPDEVGSLSSLQIFELSNNFLDGTIPASIAHCKRLRLLDLSRNNFSGALPAGFGTNLTALERLDLSYNRLNGSIPRDLGNLSSLIDTLDLSHNDFSGSIPASLGNLPERIYVDLAFNNLSGSIPQNGALVNRGPTAFIGNPNLCGEPLKNPCPASATSQSQFPYLPSDQSPVSSLDGRKSTSSLSKRSVIAIVIGDVLAIGLMAMLFFHCYRRTVSSKSELKTENSSSDSKDSKMCYCCGKDRSEVLAENVKQFDLIPLDKQVHFDLDDLLKGSAFVMGKSGIGIVYKVALDDGITMAVRRLGEGGSQRFKDFQTEVEAIGKVKHPNIVQLRAYYWSADEKLLIYDFISNGNLSNAIHGNPSDANFSPLPWSVRVKIMKGVAKGLAFLHEFSPKKYVHGDLKPSNILLGSEMEPYISDFGLGHLANMEIGATSIYSVGKANEKQQSPLSSISFSPIWSNTLFYQAPEALKSLRPSQKWDVYSYGVILLELISGRSPSAVMDTSDMDLVRWVQISIEEKKSLLNVIDPYLAQEPEREDDITAALKVALACAQFNPENRPSMRHIVDSLDKLAS, from the exons ATGGCCATGGAGCTCCGCTTCACGCAAGCGCGTTTCTgtgcttttcttcttctccttctcttctgttgCAGCTTGTTTCCTGTTCCGCTTGCCCTAAATGAGGAGGTCGAGGCCCTCCTCTCCTTCAAATCGTCCATCGAGGAAGATCCAGGCGGTTCCATGGCCTCCTGGAACTCCACCGCCTCCGACCCCTGCGCTTGGAACGGCGTCACTTGCCAGGAAGGGAAGGTCGTCGCCATTGCGCTCCCAAGGAGTCATCTTTTGGGCTCCCTGCCTCCCTCGCTGTCTGCGCTCGCCGCTCTCCGCCGCATCAACCTCCGGAGCAACCGGCTTCGGGGACTCCTTCCCCCGGGTCTCTTCTCCGCCTCCAGCCTCCAAAGTTTGGTGCTTTCCGGCAACTCCTTCTCCGGCGCCATCCCTGACGAGGTCGGCAGCCTCTCCTCCCTCCAAATCTTTGAGCTTTCCAACAACTTCCTCGATGGGACCATTCCAGCTTCGATTGCCCACTGCAAGAGGCTGAGGCTTCTCGATTTGAGCCGCAACAACTTCTCCGGCGCCCTCCCGGCCGGATTCGGTACCAATCTTACGGCTTTGGAAAGGCTGGACCTTTCTTACAACAGATTGAACGGCTCAATCCCTAGGGATTTGGGGAACCTGTCGAGTCTCATCGACACGCTCGATCTCTCTCACAATGATTTCTCCGGCTCAATTCCGGCGAGTCTTGGAAATTTACCCGAAAGAATCTATGTCGATCTCGCATTCAACAACCTGAGCGGCTCGATTCCGCAAAATGGAGCTCTGGTGAACCGTGGCCCAACTGCATTCATCGGAAACCCTAATCTCTGCGGAGAGCCATTAAAGAACCCCTGTCCTGCTTCAGCCACCAGCCAATcccaatttccttatttgccaagcgATCAATCACCGGTATCTTCTTTAGATGGTAGAAAGAGTACAAGTAGTCTCAGTAAACGATCTGTGATCGCTATAGTTATCGGCGATGTACTCGCAATTGGCCTTATGGCAATGCTGTTCTTCCACTGCTACAGGAGGACAGTTTCTTCGAAGAGTGAGTTAAAAACTGAGAACTCTAGCAGTGATTCGAAGGATAGCAAAATGTGCTATTGCTGTGGCAAAGATAGATCAGAGGTTTTGGCAGAGAATGTCAAGCAATTTGATCTCATACCGCTAGATAAGCAAGTGCATTTCGACTTGGATGATCTCTTAAAGGGATCTGCTTTTGTGATGGGGAAGAGCGGGATTGGAATAGTTTACAAGGTGGCATTGGACGATGGGATCACGATGGCGGTGAGAAGGTTAGGCGAAGGTGGATCACAGAGGTTCAAGGATTTCCAAACTGAGGTAGAAGCAATTGGCAAAGTGAAGCATCCTAATATTGTTCAGCTAAGAGCTTACTACTGGTCGGCCGATGAGAAGCTTCTGATATATGATTTTATTTCAAACGGCAACCTCTCCAATGCAATTCATG GAAATCCTTCAGATGCGAACTTTTCACCACTTCCATGGAGTGTTAGAGTTAAGATCATGAAGGGAGTGGCAAAGGGTTTGGCTTTCTTGCATGAGTTCAGCCCCAAGAAGTATGTCCATGGGGATCTTAAACCCAGCAACATCCTCCTTGGCTCAGAAATGGAGCCATACATTTCAGACTTCGGGCTAGGGCACCTAGCCAACATGGAAATCGGAGCAACATCTATCTACTCGGTTGGAAAGGCGAACGAGAAGCAGCAAAGCCCGCTCTCTAGCATTTCATTCAGTCCTATCTGGAGCAACACATTGTTCTATCAAGCTCCGGAAGCCCTGAAATCTCTCAGGCCATCCCAGAAGTGGGACGTGTATTCGTATGGAGTGATCCTACTAGAATTGATCTCTGGAAGATCGCCTTCCGCTGTAATGGACACCTCCGACATGGATTTAGTACGCTGGGTTCAGATTTCGATCGAAGAGAAGAAGAGCCTGTTGAATGTGATAGACCCTTACTTGGCGCAAGAACCCGAAAGAGAAGATGACATTACTGCAGCCCTCAAGGTTGCATTAGCTTGCGCTCAGTTCAATCCTGAAAACAGACCATCAATGAGGCACATTGTCGACTCATTAGACAAATTAGCT